A region from the Nostoc sp. HK-01 genome encodes:
- a CDS encoding neutral invertase — MQIENLLTDEITEKAAWEALEKSILYYQGRPIGTVAAYDNSVEALNYDQCFIRDFVSSALIFLAKGRTDIVRNFLEETLKLQPKERQLDAYKPGRGLIPASFKVVVENGEEYLEADFGEHAIARVTPVDSCLWWIILLRAYVVATKDFSIAYQPEFQNGIRLIMEICLANRFDMYPTLLVPDGACMIDRRMGIYGHPLEIQVLFYTALRAARELLICKGNQDIVAAIDNRLPLLCSHIQQHYWIDINRLNAIYRFKSEEYGKAAVNLFNIYVDSIPYYELDKWLPRKGGYLAGNVGPSQLDTRFFALGNLMAIISDLATEEQSQAIMTLIDDRWDDLVGDMPMKICFPALEHEEYRIVTGCDPKNIPWSYHNAGSWPVLMWMLTAAAIKTGKVNLARKAIEIAEARIGEDEWPEYYDGKKGRLIGKQARKYQTWTIAGFLLAKELIKDDSHLPLVSFDKLPPELVSRACEFEIGSVDPYSS, encoded by the coding sequence ATGCAAATAGAGAATTTATTAACAGATGAAATTACAGAAAAAGCAGCATGGGAAGCGCTAGAAAAATCGATTCTCTACTATCAGGGGCGACCGATTGGCACAGTTGCTGCTTATGATAATTCTGTAGAAGCACTCAATTATGACCAGTGTTTTATTCGAGATTTTGTCTCCTCAGCCTTAATTTTTCTCGCTAAAGGTAGAACAGATATTGTTCGCAATTTTTTGGAAGAAACTTTAAAGTTACAACCAAAAGAAAGGCAGTTAGATGCCTATAAACCAGGCAGAGGTTTAATTCCAGCCAGCTTCAAAGTTGTAGTAGAAAATGGCGAAGAATATTTAGAAGCAGATTTTGGTGAACATGCGATCGCCAGAGTTACACCAGTTGATTCTTGTCTCTGGTGGATTATTTTGTTACGTGCTTATGTCGTAGCTACAAAAGATTTTTCCATAGCCTATCAGCCAGAATTTCAAAATGGTATTCGGTTGATTATGGAAATTTGTTTAGCGAATCGTTTTGATATGTACCCAACACTGTTAGTTCCAGACGGTGCTTGTATGATTGACCGTCGCATGGGTATATATGGTCATCCTCTAGAAATTCAAGTCTTATTCTACACAGCACTACGAGCAGCGCGGGAATTACTAATTTGTAAAGGCAATCAAGATATTGTAGCTGCCATTGATAATCGTTTACCGCTTTTATGCTCCCATATCCAACAGCATTATTGGATAGATATTAATCGCTTAAATGCTATTTATCGCTTCAAAAGTGAAGAGTATGGCAAAGCAGCGGTTAATCTATTTAACATTTATGTAGATTCTATTCCCTATTATGAATTAGATAAATGGCTACCCCGTAAAGGCGGTTATTTAGCAGGCAATGTTGGGCCATCACAGCTGGATACTCGCTTTTTTGCCTTGGGTAATTTAATGGCGATTATTTCTGATTTAGCCACTGAAGAACAGTCACAAGCAATTATGACTCTCATTGATGACAGATGGGACGATTTAGTAGGAGATATGCCGATGAAAATCTGTTTCCCGGCTTTAGAACATGAAGAGTATAGAATTGTTACCGGATGTGACCCCAAAAATATACCTTGGTCTTATCATAATGCTGGCAGTTGGCCTGTCTTAATGTGGATGTTGACAGCAGCAGCAATTAAAACTGGTAAAGTCAATTTGGCTAGAAAAGCAATTGAAATTGCAGAAGCACGGATTGGTGAAGATGAATGGCCTGAATATTACGATGGTAAAAAAGGTAGACTAATTGGCAAACAAGCGAGAAAGTATCAAACCTGGACAATAGCTGGTTTCTTATTAGCTAAAGAATTAATCAAAGATGATTCTCATTTACCACTAGTCAGCTTCGATAAATTACCCCCAGAGTTAGTTTCCAGAGCCTGTGAGTTTGAAATCGGCAGTGTCGACCCTTATAGCTCTTGA
- a CDS encoding serine/threonine protein kinase, whose protein sequence is MSHIPQRAVHCINPDCQRPYPQPWGNKFCNSCGALLQLLDRYVPLEPLGSGGFAQIYTVWDEKTQTEKVLKVLVEESPKAQELFTQEAAVLIGLQHPGVPRVEADGFFQINLTSPKPRQLACLVMEKINGPTLDEILNNYPQGCPENLVFNWFTQAVKILQELHKCQIIHRDIKPSNLMLRIPASTAPPTQARTGWEQLVLIDFGGVKQINAAMQRRESSSTRLFSSGYSPPEQVTGGNVGPGADFYALGRTMIELLTGKYPPELEDMQTGELRWRNRVNVNAQFADLLDEMVKEDVRSRPTNAAIILKRLAKINKPTKPGLFSQRQNANPTNYFTLLIQAIERAFADFLQAIGQTILFIAKALFKIIQACLAIIWAMLLSSLGACFGTIIGFFIAYRTILGDRIVELILGQLPGLIPHSQTNFGADILVFISAGLGTAWGLTLSGCFSQRRRFLVASIMGMISYGFGWLFWQLISPKQSSDGLIAMIAVSIFLLSLSFGFRSHHIVYALVAAVGTALIFSGLFILGFPSAVFHFSPQALWSELGLPLALFALVAIFMSFWLGVSHYLIVPGLRFLGWR, encoded by the coding sequence GTGTCCCATATCCCCCAAAGGGCGGTTCACTGCATAAATCCTGATTGTCAACGTCCCTACCCCCAACCTTGGGGAAACAAATTTTGTAACAGCTGTGGCGCATTGCTACAGCTGCTAGACCGCTATGTTCCACTGGAACCATTGGGTTCGGGTGGTTTTGCCCAAATTTATACAGTTTGGGATGAAAAAACTCAAACAGAAAAGGTGCTAAAGGTTTTGGTGGAAGAGTCACCAAAAGCGCAGGAATTGTTTACGCAAGAAGCCGCAGTTTTAATTGGTTTGCAGCATCCTGGTGTTCCTAGAGTGGAAGCTGATGGTTTTTTTCAGATCAATTTGACTAGTCCGAAACCACGCCAATTAGCTTGTTTGGTGATGGAAAAAATTAACGGGCCGACTCTGGATGAAATACTGAATAACTATCCTCAAGGATGTCCAGAGAATTTAGTCTTTAACTGGTTCACCCAAGCTGTCAAAATTTTACAAGAATTGCACAAATGCCAAATTATTCACCGCGATATTAAACCGTCTAACTTAATGTTGCGGATACCAGCCTCAACCGCACCGCCAACTCAAGCCAGAACTGGGTGGGAACAACTTGTATTAATTGATTTTGGTGGTGTCAAACAAATTAACGCCGCAATGCAGCGCCGAGAGTCGAGTTCAACACGGTTATTTTCTTCTGGTTACAGTCCACCAGAACAAGTAACTGGGGGGAATGTGGGGCCAGGTGCTGATTTTTACGCTCTTGGCCGGACAATGATTGAATTACTCACAGGTAAATATCCGCCAGAGTTGGAAGATATGCAAACAGGGGAATTGCGCTGGCGGAACCGGGTGAATGTAAACGCACAATTTGCCGATTTACTTGATGAGATGGTAAAGGAAGATGTGCGATCGCGTCCAACAAATGCAGCCATCATTCTCAAGCGATTAGCAAAAATTAACAAACCTACTAAGCCAGGGTTATTCTCCCAACGCCAAAACGCAAATCCCACCAATTACTTCACACTGCTGATTCAAGCCATTGAGCGAGCTTTTGCTGATTTTTTGCAAGCTATTGGTCAAACAATCTTGTTCATCGCCAAAGCTTTGTTCAAAATTATTCAAGCTTGTTTGGCAATTATTTGGGCGATGTTGTTATCTAGCTTAGGCGCTTGCTTTGGCACAATTATCGGTTTTTTTATAGCTTACCGGACAATTTTAGGCGATCGCATTGTGGAATTAATCTTGGGTCAGCTACCAGGATTAATTCCCCATTCTCAAACTAACTTTGGTGCAGACATTTTAGTCTTTATCAGCGCTGGCTTGGGAACCGCCTGGGGTCTGACATTATCTGGATGTTTTAGTCAACGGCGACGGTTTTTAGTCGCCTCAATCATGGGGATGATCAGCTATGGATTTGGTTGGTTATTTTGGCAACTCATCTCCCCAAAACAAAGCAGTGATGGTTTGATAGCCATGATTGCTGTGTCAATATTTTTGTTATCCCTTAGCTTTGGGTTTCGCAGCCATCACATAGTTTATGCCTTAGTCGCCGCAGTTGGCACAGCGCTGATTTTTTCCGGCTTATTCATTTTAGGCTTCCCCTCGGCAGTCTTTCACTTTTCGCCCCAAGCCCTTTGGTCAGAGTTGGGTCTACCCTTGGCTTTGTTTGCTTTAGTCGCCATTTTCATGAGCTTTTGGCTGGGAGTCAGTCATTACTTAATTGTTCCGGGACTGCGCTTTTTAGGATGGCGCTAA
- a CDS encoding pentapeptide repeat-containing protein: MKLQIASLVALLVYTGLTEKAFGLNQQDLEQLKTSGACPRCDLSGIDLTQSNLAGANLRGANLKGANLSQANLSNADLTGANLETAVLKSANLTGASLTGTNLTSASLENSDLSFTGFIGANLTAANLLGAKLYLTNFRGANFRLTTLPVGNVTSDKPYWWSSERVIPKQCNKFKAGNTQGTTCYTQSEEVESQK; this comes from the coding sequence ATGAAACTCCAGATAGCCAGCCTTGTTGCTCTACTAGTTTATACAGGGTTAACCGAAAAAGCCTTTGGGCTGAATCAGCAAGACCTAGAACAGTTAAAAACATCTGGGGCTTGTCCTCGGTGTGATTTAAGTGGTATTGACCTAACTCAATCTAATTTGGCTGGTGCAAACTTGCGCGGAGCGAACTTAAAGGGAGCAAACTTATCTCAAGCGAATCTCTCAAATGCAGATTTGACTGGCGCAAATCTAGAAACTGCGGTGCTAAAATCTGCCAATCTCACAGGTGCATCTTTAACAGGCACAAATCTAACATCAGCATCCTTAGAAAATTCTGATTTGTCTTTTACAGGTTTTATCGGAGCTAATTTGACGGCGGCAAATTTATTAGGTGCTAAGTTATACTTAACTAATTTTCGCGGAGCTAACTTCCGACTGACTACCTTACCTGTTGGGAATGTAACTTCTGATAAACCCTACTGGTGGTCATCAGAACGTGTAATTCCCAAACAATGTAACAAATTTAAAGCAGGAAATACACAAGGTACAACTTGTTATACACAATCAGAGGAAGTAGAGAGTCAGAAGTAG
- a CDS encoding neutral invertase: MPKEELVIVDHIENQAWELLEAAIIYYQGRPVGTIAANDQSQSALNYDHCFIRDFASSALLFLIKGRYDIVRNFLTETLKLQPKAQLLDAYTPSRGLIPASFKVVLNDNKEYLEADFGEHAIARVTPVDSCLWWIIILHAYVKATKDLKFALQPEFQQGIALIMELCLATRFDMSPTLLVPDGACMIHRRLGIYGYPLEIQALFYTALRAARQLLICAGDEEIVIGIDKRLPLLQNHIRHHYWIDIQRLNLIYRYKGEEYGETAINQFNIYPDSIPYADLAVWLPKYGGYLAGNVGPSQLDTRFFSLGNLMAIISSLASEQQSQAIMNLIEAQWEDLVGTMPMKICFPALEKEEYRIFTGCDPKNIPWSYHNAGNWPVLLWFLTAAAQKTGRINIAKNALELAQSRLYEDEWPEYYDGARGMLIGRAARRYQTWTITGYLLAKELIRNPHYLELCSFAEFDGENASQACDL, translated from the coding sequence ATGCCAAAAGAGGAATTAGTGATAGTTGATCATATTGAAAATCAGGCATGGGAGCTATTAGAAGCTGCCATTATTTACTATCAAGGTCGTCCTGTAGGTACTATAGCTGCTAACGATCAATCACAATCTGCATTGAATTACGACCATTGCTTTATCCGTGATTTTGCTTCCTCAGCCTTATTATTTTTGATTAAAGGTAGATATGATATTGTCCGTAATTTTTTGACAGAAACATTAAAATTACAGCCGAAAGCGCAACTATTAGATGCTTATACACCTAGTCGTGGTTTAATTCCAGCCAGCTTCAAAGTTGTATTAAATGATAACAAAGAATATTTAGAAGCGGATTTTGGTGAACATGCGATCGCCAGAGTTACACCTGTTGATTCTTGCCTCTGGTGGATTATTATCTTACACGCTTATGTCAAAGCTACAAAAGACTTAAAGTTTGCTTTACAACCAGAGTTTCAGCAAGGAATTGCTTTAATTATGGAACTCTGTTTAGCAACTCGGTTTGATATGTCGCCAACTTTGTTAGTTCCAGATGGTGCTTGTATGATTCACCGTCGTTTGGGTATTTATGGCTATCCTTTAGAAATTCAAGCTTTATTTTATACAGCTTTACGTGCAGCACGTCAGTTATTAATTTGCGCTGGCGATGAAGAGATTGTGATTGGGATTGATAAACGTTTACCTTTGTTGCAAAATCATATTCGTCATCATTATTGGATAGATATTCAGCGTTTAAATTTAATTTATCGGTATAAAGGTGAAGAATATGGAGAAACAGCTATTAATCAGTTTAATATCTATCCTGACTCAATTCCTTATGCTGATTTAGCAGTTTGGCTACCTAAATATGGTGGTTATTTAGCAGGTAATGTTGGCCCTTCCCAATTAGATACACGTTTCTTTTCTTTGGGAAACTTGATGGCAATTATTTCTTCTTTGGCTAGTGAACAACAATCGCAAGCTATTATGAATCTCATTGAAGCACAATGGGAAGATTTAGTAGGAACAATGCCGATGAAAATCTGTTTCCCAGCTTTAGAAAAAGAAGAATACAGAATTTTTACTGGCTGTGATCCAAAAAATATTCCTTGGTCTTATCATAATGCTGGTAATTGGCCTGTTTTATTATGGTTCTTAACAGCGGCGGCGCAAAAAACAGGCAGAATAAATATAGCAAAAAATGCCCTTGAATTAGCTCAAAGTCGTCTTTATGAAGACGAATGGCCAGAATATTATGATGGTGCCAGAGGAATGTTAATTGGTAGGGCGGCGAGAAGATATCAAACCTGGACAATTACTGGTTATTTATTAGCGAAAGAACTGATACGCAATCCTCATTATTTAGAATTATGCAGTTTTGCCGAATTTGATGGCGAAAATGCCTCGCAAGCTTGTGATTTGTAA
- a CDS encoding amidohydrolase has translation MLSHIKDIATKLAPRLVEIRRHLHSHPELSGQEYQTAAFVAGVLSSSGLHVQEGVGKTGVIGEVQGTNNDHRLLAIRTDMDALPIQERTDLEYASRTDGVMHACGHDVHTTVGLGTAMVLSQIADELGGKVRFLFQAAEEIAQGAHWMVQDQAMENVSAILGVHVFPSIPAGSIGIRYGALTAAADDLEITIIGESGHGARPHEAIDAIWIASQVISALQQAISRTQNPLRPVVLSIGKIQGGRAPNVIADQVQLWGTVRSLHPETRACLPHWIENIVANVCHAYGAKYQVNYRQGVPSVQNDYSLTQLLQSAAEEAWSSDRVQVLPEPSLGAEDFSVYLDHAPGSMFRLGVGYKDRMINHPLHHPEFEVDESAILTGVVTMAYAAYKYWL, from the coding sequence ATGCTATCCCATATTAAAGACATTGCCACAAAACTAGCGCCCCGGTTAGTTGAAATTCGTCGTCATCTTCACTCTCACCCAGAACTCAGTGGTCAAGAGTACCAAACCGCTGCTTTTGTGGCTGGAGTTTTGTCTTCTAGTGGTCTGCATGTGCAAGAAGGTGTAGGAAAAACTGGTGTGATTGGGGAAGTGCAGGGTACAAATAATGATCATCGTTTATTAGCTATTCGGACGGATATGGATGCTTTACCCATCCAAGAACGTACAGATTTAGAATATGCTTCGCGTACAGATGGCGTAATGCACGCTTGTGGTCATGATGTCCACACTACGGTTGGGTTAGGTACGGCAATGGTATTGTCCCAAATTGCTGATGAATTGGGCGGTAAGGTAAGATTTTTATTTCAAGCAGCCGAGGAAATTGCCCAAGGAGCGCACTGGATGGTGCAAGATCAGGCAATGGAGAATGTTTCTGCTATTTTAGGAGTTCATGTTTTTCCTTCCATCCCCGCAGGTTCAATTGGGATACGTTATGGGGCTTTGACAGCGGCGGCTGATGATTTAGAAATTACGATTATTGGTGAGTCTGGACACGGTGCGCGTCCCCATGAAGCAATTGACGCGATTTGGATTGCTTCTCAAGTTATTAGTGCTTTGCAACAAGCCATCAGCCGGACTCAAAATCCTTTGCGTCCAGTAGTGTTGAGTATCGGGAAAATTCAGGGCGGTAGAGCGCCAAATGTGATTGCTGATCAAGTGCAGTTGTGGGGAACCGTGCGATCGCTTCATCCCGAAACTCGCGCCTGTCTCCCCCATTGGATTGAAAATATTGTGGCAAATGTCTGTCACGCTTACGGCGCAAAGTATCAAGTTAATTACCGTCAAGGTGTCCCCAGCGTCCAAAATGATTATTCTTTAACACAGTTGTTGCAATCAGCCGCAGAAGAAGCATGGAGTAGCGATCGCGTGCAAGTTTTACCCGAACCTTCTCTCGGTGCAGAAGATTTTTCAGTTTATTTAGACCATGCTCCTGGTTCAATGTTTCGCTTGGGTGTGGGTTACAAAGATAGAATGATCAATCACCCATTACACCATCCCGAATTTGAAGTTGATGAGTCAGCAATTTTAACGGGAGTTGTAACTATGGCTTATGCTGCCTATAAATATTGGCTGTAA
- a CDS encoding WD-40 repeat-containing protein has product MTDSQENETRLQQLAWAIEASVGQFKLILARCNYASLRDRLIARLQEICEVDLRVLHLKQSERTLLTAIQEEFGDHIPALMITGLETLRDLPQMLTSANQVREEFRRSFPFPIVLWVTNEVYQQFSQLAPDLESWGTTKNFDITTTELTNFIQQTAEQLFTNTFNITLELCTEIKSAWQELQNSAELFTPESTANCQFVRGLVAYIAQDLDAAIIYYQQSLGFWQSSNNLERQGKILSQITICYYAKARELDKPNPPAPFPCREGGEMGEDELPSPRRSEKSERRLPPLRTFQGRGAGGEVKANIIQQIQNYLQQTINAYKFAQRNDLIANSLEQFGIILRYLKDWQQLKDLAELALQFHQAEDNKLKIAQDNHFLAIVALAQANWQQAEVLAQTALNILFNFNQTAELVQLGTIHYQALRQELLFTLAQAQQYLKQYSTAINNLEAAKKIGVTNNEPEIYLEILHHLRELLLQQRQYLQAFDIKLETRSIEQQFGLRAFIGAGRLQAAKQVGAQSLTPLLVENKDSVALEIAASGRQLDVEELVQRIGRPDYKLIVIHGQSGVGKSSLMNAGLIPALKNKPIGFKDNLPIVMRGYSNWVEELEGLLRQGVGKQGSGGAGVQGGEGEVSPFDTHARVFDTHSPVSDTHERVFDTRESVSDTHERVFDTRERVFDTRESVSDTREPVSDTRESVSDTREPVSDTRESVSDTHAPVSDTREPVSDTHAPDLINGVSSYSVVKSGLIASLQENEQNNLRTVLIFDQFEEFFFDTEPKERRQFFEFLGECLNVLSVKVILSLRVDYLHYLLECNDLSSMKIIANDILSKNVLYKLGNFSPENTKSIIERLTQNMSFRLETALIDQLVQDLAAELGEVRPIELQVVGAQLQTENIRTLKAYRHGGTKTDLVQRYLDEVVNDCGAENKQMAEVLLYLLTDEKGTRPLKTRAELERDLQQYISFGGEIPSTLKKEIPPTPLKKGGFSSTPLLRGSPQAGGSQDLAADDGEIPPTPLKKGGLIASGLKIPSTPLLRGSPQAGGSQDLAVNQLDLVLEIFVKSGLVMLLPETPADRYQLVHDYLAAFIRQQQEPKLKELMAELEKERKQRKLSEAKLNSFLRRALFGSVTAGIVLAGLAVTAWDAAQRADKQRQKAEISEINALNNSSEALLVSAQHPDALIEALKAGRRLKQAPWAKADTQMRTVATLNQGVYLQAGENPANRAIAVEVNTLEGHSSRVNSLSFSPDGKTLASGSADNTIKLWNVSTGKLLKTLSGYSSPVYSLSFSPDGKTLASGSADNTIKLWNVSTGKLLKTLSGYSSPVYSLSFSPDGKTLASGSADNTIKLWNVSTGKLLKTLSGYSSPGYSLSFSPGGKTLASGSADNTIKVWDVSTGKLLKTLNGHSNSVWSVSFSPDGKTLASGSGDNTIKLWDVSTGKFLKTLSGHSSYVNSVSFSPDGKTLASGSADNTIKVWDVSTGKLLKTLSGHSSPVIS; this is encoded by the coding sequence ATGACCGACTCTCAGGAAAATGAAACCAGACTGCAACAACTAGCCTGGGCAATTGAAGCTTCTGTAGGGCAGTTTAAGCTGATATTGGCACGGTGTAATTATGCCAGCTTGCGCGATCGCCTGATTGCCCGATTACAAGAAATCTGCGAAGTTGATTTGCGTGTTTTGCATTTAAAACAGTCAGAAAGGACGTTACTGACCGCCATTCAAGAAGAATTTGGTGATCATATCCCAGCTTTAATGATTACTGGTTTAGAAACCTTGCGCGATTTACCGCAGATGTTGACTTCGGCAAATCAGGTGCGGGAAGAATTTCGCCGGAGTTTTCCTTTCCCCATAGTGTTGTGGGTAACTAATGAAGTTTACCAACAATTTAGCCAATTAGCCCCTGATTTAGAGAGTTGGGGTACTACTAAAAATTTTGATATTACTACAACTGAATTAACTAATTTTATTCAGCAAACCGCCGAGCAATTATTTACTAATACTTTTAATATTACCTTAGAACTTTGTACAGAAATCAAATCAGCTTGGCAAGAATTACAAAATTCTGCTGAACTTTTTACCCCAGAATCAACAGCTAATTGTCAATTTGTGCGGGGATTAGTTGCTTATATTGCCCAAGATTTAGATGCAGCAATTATTTATTATCAGCAAAGTTTAGGTTTTTGGCAGTCAAGTAATAATTTAGAAAGACAAGGTAAGATACTCAGTCAAATTACAATTTGTTATTACGCTAAAGCTAGAGAACTGGATAAACCTAACCCCCCAGCCCCCTTCCCTTGTAGGGAAGGGGGAGAAATGGGAGAAGATGAACTCCCCTCTCCGCGTCGGAGCGAAAAGTCTGAGCGGAGGCTTCCTCCGCTCAGAACTTTTCAAGGCAGAGGGGCTGGGGGAGAGGTCAAAGCGAATATTATTCAACAAATTCAAAATTATCTTCAGCAAACTATCAACGCATATAAATTTGCCCAACGCAATGATTTGATTGCCAATTCTCTGGAGCAATTCGGCATAATTTTGCGTTATTTAAAAGATTGGCAGCAATTAAAAGACTTGGCTGAACTTGCTTTGCAGTTTCATCAAGCTGAAGATAACAAACTTAAAATTGCTCAAGATAATCATTTTTTGGCCATAGTTGCCTTAGCACAAGCAAATTGGCAACAAGCAGAAGTATTAGCACAAACAGCTTTAAATATTTTATTTAATTTTAATCAGACTGCTGAATTAGTGCAGTTAGGCACAATTCATTATCAGGCTTTGCGTCAAGAATTGTTATTTACACTGGCACAAGCACAACAATATTTAAAGCAATATTCTACAGCTATTAATAACTTAGAAGCAGCAAAAAAAATTGGGGTTACTAACAATGAACCGGAGATTTACCTTGAGATTCTCCATCATTTGCGGGAGTTGTTGCTGCAACAAAGACAGTATCTCCAAGCCTTTGATATTAAATTAGAAACACGTTCTATTGAGCAGCAATTTGGCTTACGGGCGTTTATTGGTGCAGGCAGGTTACAAGCTGCAAAACAAGTAGGAGCGCAAAGTCTTACGCCGTTACTAGTTGAAAATAAAGATAGCGTCGCCCTAGAAATTGCTGCATCTGGGCGGCAATTAGATGTGGAAGAATTAGTGCAACGCATTGGTCGCCCTGACTATAAATTAATCGTAATTCACGGGCAATCAGGTGTGGGTAAAAGTTCTCTGATGAATGCGGGACTAATACCAGCTTTGAAAAATAAACCAATAGGCTTTAAAGATAATTTACCCATAGTCATGCGCGGTTACTCTAACTGGGTGGAGGAGTTGGAAGGGCTGTTGCGTCAGGGTGTGGGGAAGCAGGGGAGCGGGGGTGCAGGGGTGCAGGGGGGCGAGGGAGAGGTTTCACCTTTTGATACTCACGCGCGAGTCTTTGATACTCATTCGCCAGTCTCGGATACTCATGAACGAGTCTTTGATACTCGTGAATCAGTCTCAGATACTCATGAACGAGTCTTTGATACTCGTGAGCGAGTCTTTGATACTCGTGAATCAGTCTCAGATACTCGTGAACCAGTCTCAGATACTCGTGAATCAGTCTCAGATACTCGTGAACCAGTCTCAGATACTCGTGAATCAGTCTCAGATACTCACGCGCCAGTCTCAGATACTCGTGAACCAGTCTCTGATACTCACGCGCCAGATTTGATTAATGGTGTTTCTAGTTATTCTGTTGTTAAGTCAGGTTTAATTGCATCTTTACAAGAAAATGAACAAAACAACCTCCGCACTGTACTGATTTTTGACCAGTTTGAGGAGTTTTTCTTTGATACTGAACCGAAAGAACGGCGGCAATTTTTTGAGTTTTTAGGTGAATGTCTGAATGTGCTGTCTGTGAAGGTGATTTTGTCGTTGCGGGTAGATTATCTGCATTACTTGTTGGAGTGCAATGATTTATCCAGCATGAAGATTATTGCCAATGACATCCTCAGCAAGAATGTGTTGTATAAGTTGGGGAATTTTTCACCGGAGAATACTAAGTCAATTATTGAGCGGTTAACTCAAAATATGAGTTTCCGGCTAGAAACTGCTTTAATTGATCAGCTAGTGCAAGATTTAGCTGCGGAATTAGGCGAAGTTCGCCCTATTGAGTTGCAGGTAGTAGGGGCGCAACTGCAAACGGAAAATATTAGAACCCTGAAAGCATATCGCCACGGCGGAACAAAAACAGATTTGGTGCAGCGTTATTTAGATGAAGTGGTGAATGACTGCGGTGCAGAAAACAAGCAAATGGCGGAAGTGCTGCTGTATTTGCTTACTGATGAAAAGGGAACTCGCCCCTTAAAAACGCGTGCGGAACTAGAACGAGATTTGCAGCAATATATTTCTTTTGGTGGGGAGATCCCGTCAACCCTTAAAAAAGAGATCCCCCCAACCCCCCTTAAAAAGGGGGGCTTTTCCTCAACCCCCTTGTTAAGGGGGTCGCCGCAGGCGGGGGGATCTCAGGATTTAGCAGCTGATGATGGGGAGATCCCCCCAACCCCCCTTAAAAAGGGGGGCTTAATTGCTTCGGGTTTAAAAATTCCCTCAACCCCCTTATTAAGGGGGTCGCCGCAGGCGGGGGGATCTCAGGATTTGGCGGTCAACCAACTAGACTTAGTATTAGAGATTTTTGTCAAATCTGGCTTAGTCATGTTATTGCCAGAAACACCTGCCGACCGTTACCAATTGGTGCATGATTATTTAGCGGCCTTTATTCGCCAGCAACAGGAACCGAAGTTAAAAGAGTTGATGGCGGAACTGGAAAAAGAAAGAAAGCAACGCAAACTCAGTGAAGCCAAACTCAATAGTTTTTTGAGACGCGCCTTATTTGGTTCAGTTACAGCCGGCATAGTATTAGCTGGGTTAGCCGTTACAGCCTGGGATGCCGCCCAAAGAGCAGACAAGCAAAGACAAAAAGCTGAGATTAGTGAAATTAACGCCTTGAATAATTCTTCCGAAGCATTGTTAGTTTCTGCACAACACCCTGATGCTTTAATTGAAGCTTTAAAAGCGGGGAGAAGACTGAAACAAGCACCTTGGGCAAAAGCAGATACTCAAATGCGGACTGTGGCAACTTTAAACCAAGGGGTGTATTTACAAGCCGGAGAAAACCCAGCAAATCGAGCTATAGCTGTAGAAGTGAATACTTTAGAAGGTCATAGCAGTAGGGTCAATAGCCTCAGCTTCAGCCCCGACGGCAAGACACTGGCTTCGGGCAGTGCTGACAACACCATCAAACTTTGGAATGTCAGCACAGGTAAACTTCTGAAAACCCTCAGCGGTTATAGCAGTCCGGTCTATAGCCTCAGCTTCAGCCCCGACGGCAAGACACTGGCTTCGGGCAGTGCTGACAACACCATCAAACTTTGGAATGTCAGCACAGGTAAACTTCTGAAAACCCTCAGCGGTTATAGCAGTCCGGTCTATAGCCTCAGCTTCAGCCCCGACGGCAAGACACTGGCTTCGGGCAGTGCTGACAACACCATCAAACTTTGGAATGTCAGCACAGGTAAACTTCTGAAAACCCTCAGCGGTTATAG